The Desulfonatronum sp. SC1 genomic sequence CCATTGAAGATAGAACGGAGCAAATAGCTGACATGCTGATTTTTAATCCGCTATTGTTTTTTGCACACAGTGATAATCCATTTAAACTCGAAAATCGTGACTATCCGGTTGAGTATCCTTACATGTCGAGACGCAGGGTTTTATTGACGTACACTATACCTGAAGGTTACGAAGTTGAGAGCATTCCCGCTCCCCA encodes the following:
- a CDS encoding DUF3858 domain-containing protein, which translates into the protein IEDRTEQIADMLIFNPLLFFAHSDNPFKLENRDYPVEYPYMSRRRVLLTYTIPEGYEVESIPAPQRMLAEDRSFTFLYNITQLGNTIHVVHDFSINKTMFLPNEYDALKSFYARVIDKHGEKIVLKKLSN